The Polycladomyces subterraneus genome contains a region encoding:
- the spoIIAB gene encoding anti-sigma F factor — MNRIHNNFMELRFASRSENESFARVAVASFISQLDPTMEELTDIKTVVSEAVTNAIIHGYEEREDGIITIRTEIEGSKVSIVIEDRGVGIPDIHQARQPLYTSKPELERSGMGFTIMENFMDEVEILSRPGYGTTVRLVKQLKTHHQTMSN; from the coding sequence ATGAACCGCATACATAATAACTTCATGGAATTGCGGTTTGCCAGCCGGTCGGAAAACGAGTCTTTTGCTCGGGTGGCGGTCGCTTCCTTCATCTCGCAACTGGACCCGACGATGGAGGAGTTGACAGATATCAAAACCGTGGTGTCCGAGGCGGTCACCAATGCCATCATCCACGGATATGAGGAACGGGAGGACGGCATCATCACCATCCGGACCGAAATCGAAGGTTCCAAGGTCAGCATCGTGATCGAGGATCGCGGGGTGGGGATCCCGGACATCCATCAGGCACGCCAACCGCTTTATACATCCAAACCGGAGCTGGAGCGGTCCGGTATGGGATTTACCATCATGGAAAATTTTATGGACGAAGTAGAAATCCTCTCACGCCCCGGTTACGGTACGACGGTACGGTTGGTCAAGCAGCTCAAAACCCATCATCAAACGATGAGCAATTGA
- the sigF gene encoding RNA polymerase sporulation sigma factor SigF, translating to MDADVRNAKHPHLSDEEVKRLIQMSQDGDEEARNRLVRHNIRLVWSVVQRFMNRGYEAEDLFQIGSIGLLKAIDKFDLSYEVKFSTYAVPMIIGEIQRFLRDDGMVKVSRSLKELANRIRKVKDDLAKELGRAPTVQEIADILQVPPEEIVFAQEANRSPASIHETVYENDGDPITLMDQISDEAEHAWFDTMALREAIDRLNERERLIVYLRYYKDQTQSEVAERLGISQVQVSRLEKKIIRKMREEMDTNMDD from the coding sequence ATGGATGCGGACGTACGCAACGCCAAGCACCCCCACCTGTCGGATGAAGAGGTCAAAAGGTTGATTCAGATGAGCCAAGATGGAGATGAAGAAGCGCGCAACCGGTTGGTTCGGCACAACATCCGCCTCGTGTGGTCGGTGGTTCAGCGGTTCATGAACAGGGGATATGAAGCGGAGGACCTGTTTCAAATCGGTTCGATCGGGCTGCTCAAAGCGATTGACAAATTTGACCTGTCATATGAGGTGAAATTTTCAACGTATGCGGTACCGATGATCATCGGCGAGATCCAACGTTTTCTTCGTGACGACGGGATGGTCAAAGTGAGCCGATCCCTCAAGGAGCTGGCCAACCGCATTCGAAAAGTGAAGGATGATTTGGCTAAAGAATTGGGACGGGCACCGACCGTTCAGGAAATCGCTGATATATTGCAGGTGCCGCCAGAAGAGATCGTTTTCGCGCAGGAAGCCAATCGGTCTCCCGCTTCCATTCACGAAACGGTGTATGAAAACGATGGAGACCCTATTACGTTGATGGATCAGATTTCCGATGAGGCGGAACATGCATGGTTCGACACCATGGCGCTGCGGGAAGCGATCGATCGTTTGAATGAGCGGGAACGGCTGATCGTGTACCTGCGTTATTACAAGGACCAGACACAGTCGGAAGTGGCAGAGCGGTTGGGTATCTCGCAAGTCCAGGTGTCCCGTTTGGAAAAGAAGATCATCCGCAAAATGAGAGAAGAAATGGACACCAACATGGACGATTGA